From Mus musculus strain C57BL/6J chromosome 17, GRCm38.p6 C57BL/6J, the proteins below share one genomic window:
- the H2-Ob gene encoding histocompatibility 2, O region beta locus precursor, which translates to MGAGRAPWVVALLVNLMRLDSFMIEGRDSPENFVIQAKADCYFTNGTEKVHLLVRFIFNLEEYLHFDSDLGMFVALTELGEPDADQWNKRLDLLETSRAAVNMVCRQKYKLGAPFTVERNVPPEVTVYPERTPLLQQHNLLLCSVTGFYPGDISVKWFRNGQEERSGVMSTGLVRNGDWTFQTTVMLEMIPELGDIYSCLVEHPGLLRPVSVAWMAQSEYSWKKILSGAAVFLLGLIVFLVGVVIHLKAQKASVETQPGNEASRESLHSQP; encoded by the exons ATGGGCGCTGGGAGGGCCCCCTGGGTGGTGGCTCTGTTGGTGAACCTCATGAGGCTGGATTCCTTCATGATTGAAGGCAGAGACTCCCCAG AGAATTTTGTGATTCAGGCAAAGGCGGACTGTTACTTCACCAATGGTACAGAAAAGGTTCACTTGCTGGTCAGGTTCATCTTCAACCTGGAGGAGTATTTACACTTCGACAGTGACCTGGGGATGTTTGTGGCTCTGACGGAGCTGGGGGAACCTGATGCTGACCAGTGGAACAAACGCCTGGATCTCCTGGAGACGAGCAGAGCTGCTGTGAACATGGTCTGCAGGCAGAAGTACAAGCTGGGGGCCCCCTTCACTGTGGAGAGAAATG TGCCTCCAGAGGTGACAGTGTATCCAGAGAGGACCCCGTTGCTGCAGCAGCACAACCTGCTGCTCTGCTCTGTGACAGGCTTCTACCCCGGGGACATAAGTGTCAAGTGGTTCCGGAATGGACAGGAGGAGAGGTCTGGGGTCATGTCCACTGGCCTTGTTAGGAATGGAGACTGGACCTTCCAGACAACAGTAATGCTGGAAATGATCCCAGAGCTTGGTGACATCTACAGCTGCCTCGTGGAGCACCCCGGCCTCCTGAGACCTGTTTCTGTGGCATGGA TGGCTCAGTCTGAATATTCCTGGAAAAAGATACTGAGTGGAGCTGCAGTGTTCCTGCTTGGGCTGATTGTCTTCCTGGTGGGGGTTGTTATCCATCTCAAGGCTCAGAAAG CATCTGTGGAGACTCAGCCTGGCAATGAG GCCTCAAGAGAGAGTCTCCATTCTCAACCCTAG
- the H2-Ob gene encoding histocompatibility 2, O region beta locus isoform X1, which produces MFVALTELGEPDADQWNKRLDLLETSRAAVNMVCRQKYKLGAPFTVERNVPPEVTVYPERTPLLQQHNLLLCSVTGFYPGDISVKWFRNGQEERSGVMSTGLVRNGDWTFQTTVMLEMIPELGDIYSCLVEHPGLLRPVSVAWMAQSEYSWKKILSGAAVFLLGLIVFLVGVVIHLKAQKASVETQPGNEASRESLHSQP; this is translated from the exons ATGTTTGTGGCTCTGACGGAGCTGGGGGAACCTGATGCTGACCAGTGGAACAAACGCCTGGATCTCCTGGAGACGAGCAGAGCTGCTGTGAACATGGTCTGCAGGCAGAAGTACAAGCTGGGGGCCCCCTTCACTGTGGAGAGAAATG TGCCTCCAGAGGTGACAGTGTATCCAGAGAGGACCCCGTTGCTGCAGCAGCACAACCTGCTGCTCTGCTCTGTGACAGGCTTCTACCCCGGGGACATAAGTGTCAAGTGGTTCCGGAATGGACAGGAGGAGAGGTCTGGGGTCATGTCCACTGGCCTTGTTAGGAATGGAGACTGGACCTTCCAGACAACAGTAATGCTGGAAATGATCCCAGAGCTTGGTGACATCTACAGCTGCCTCGTGGAGCACCCCGGCCTCCTGAGACCTGTTTCTGTGGCATGGA TGGCTCAGTCTGAATATTCCTGGAAAAAGATACTGAGTGGAGCTGCAGTGTTCCTGCTTGGGCTGATTGTCTTCCTGGTGGGGGTTGTTATCCATCTCAAGGCTCAGAAAG CATCTGTGGAGACTCAGCCTGGCAATGAG GCCTCAAGAGAGAGTCTCCATTCTCAACCCTAG